The following proteins are encoded in a genomic region of Galbibacter sp. BG1:
- a CDS encoding YggS family pyridoxal phosphate-dependent enzyme yields MSIKENLNKIQQELSEKVTLVAVSKTKPNEDIFEAYNAGQRIFGENKVQEMTSKWEALPKDIEWHMIGHVQRNKVKYMAPFVSLIHGVDTLKLLKEIEKQAKKNDRVIPCLLQMHIAKEETKFGMDEDELREVLTSEAFQQMEHVKVVGLMGMATFTDDEERVKGEFEYLKNLYDTIKSDYPKTERLDVNILSMGMSGDYKLAMECGSTMVRIGSSIFGARN; encoded by the coding sequence ATGTCGATAAAAGAAAATTTAAATAAAATACAACAAGAGCTCTCAGAGAAAGTAACGTTGGTCGCGGTTTCCAAAACAAAACCAAATGAAGATATTTTTGAGGCTTACAATGCCGGTCAACGAATTTTTGGGGAAAACAAGGTACAGGAAATGACCAGCAAGTGGGAAGCGCTTCCAAAGGACATAGAATGGCATATGATTGGCCACGTGCAACGAAATAAGGTAAAATACATGGCTCCTTTTGTAAGTTTAATTCATGGTGTAGACACCTTAAAGCTCCTCAAGGAAATTGAGAAACAGGCAAAGAAAAACGACCGTGTGATTCCCTGCCTGCTACAGATGCACATCGCCAAAGAAGAGACCAAATTTGGTATGGATGAAGATGAATTGCGGGAAGTATTAACTTCGGAAGCTTTTCAACAAATGGAGCACGTAAAAGTAGTTGGTCTCATGGGAATGGCAACATTTACAGATGATGAGGAACGGGTTAAAGGTGAATTCGAGTACTTGAAAAATCTTTACGATACAATAAAAAGCGACTATCCAAAAACGGAGAGGTTGGACGTAAACATTCTCTCCATGGGTATGAGTGGGGATTATAAACTTGCCATGGAATGTGGAAGCACGATGGTACGCATAGGAAGCAGTATTTTTGGTGCCCGTAATTAG
- a CDS encoding porin family protein: MEALKKTNLKIIFFSLFACFLFFPSATNAQAAILAALFGDKVASEKFNLSMEIGVPLTNYSNIDGNKPNLGVNFGIAGNLKINDRWSVSPTAYFLSKRSFDINSFSLNSGDAYLDNIYNNVPTTISMDYIEVPVFVFYNIPNSKLRLGLAPQMSFKQNVDATFSADVGEFRQAVGINVNDIDYSLIANVSYYLRYKRNGKGLYVSLRYSQGFTDTFKDSFIAGNNQGHYFSFHISLPFITDELAQKNLEGQPTF; encoded by the coding sequence ATGGAAGCTTTAAAAAAAACAAACTTAAAAATTATCTTTTTTAGCCTTTTTGCTTGTTTTCTGTTTTTTCCATCAGCTACTAATGCTCAAGCAGCAATTCTTGCGGCCTTATTTGGAGACAAGGTGGCTTCAGAAAAATTTAATCTAAGTATGGAGATTGGTGTCCCGCTCACCAACTACAGTAATATCGACGGAAATAAACCCAATCTTGGGGTGAATTTTGGTATTGCTGGAAACCTTAAAATCAATGATCGTTGGTCTGTGAGTCCGACTGCCTATTTTTTGTCCAAACGCAGTTTCGACATCAATTCTTTTTCCTTAAACAGCGGAGATGCTTATTTAGATAATATTTATAATAATGTCCCCACCACAATTTCCATGGACTATATTGAAGTGCCTGTTTTTGTTTTTTATAATATTCCCAATTCAAAACTTCGTCTAGGTTTGGCGCCACAAATGTCTTTTAAGCAAAACGTAGATGCCACTTTTAGTGCAGATGTAGGGGAATTTAGACAAGCAGTAGGTATAAACGTTAACGACATTGATTATAGCCTTATCGCCAATGTGAGTTATTATTTAAGATACAAAAGAAACGGAAAAGGATTGTATGTAAGCCTGCGCTACAGTCAAGGGTTTACAGACACATTTAAAGATTCTTTTATAGCCGGAAACAATCAAGGACACTACTTCTCATTTCATATCAGTCTGCCATTTATTACAGACGAATTGGCACAGAAAAATTTAGAAGGGCAACCTACTTTTTAA
- the argB gene encoding acetylglutamate kinase, whose amino-acid sequence MKLSIVKIGGNLIEDDNVLGKVLTNFAKMEGAKILVHGGGKMATQLSDQLGIQTKMVDGRRITDRETLNIITMVYGGLVNKTIVAKLQANNCNALGLSGADLNSVQSVKRPVKTHDFGFVGDVTEVNVEMFSLLLNNDITPVCCAISHDKNGQLYNTNADTIASEIAVALTKHFEVELYYCFEKKGVLRSIEDENSVITDINTEIYQALVKENIIADGMLPKLHNCFNALERKVSKVYVGSVDMLGNDNELRTTITL is encoded by the coding sequence ATGAAACTTTCAATTGTAAAAATAGGTGGAAACCTTATTGAAGACGATAATGTATTGGGTAAAGTACTTACCAATTTTGCCAAAATGGAGGGTGCCAAAATCTTGGTTCATGGCGGTGGCAAAATGGCCACTCAGCTTTCAGACCAATTAGGTATACAAACAAAAATGGTTGACGGCAGACGGATTACCGATCGAGAAACCCTAAACATTATTACCATGGTTTATGGAGGATTGGTAAATAAAACCATTGTCGCCAAACTACAGGCCAATAACTGCAATGCCCTCGGTTTATCGGGAGCCGACTTAAACAGTGTGCAATCAGTAAAAAGACCTGTAAAAACCCATGATTTTGGTTTTGTTGGAGATGTAACTGAAGTGAATGTCGAAATGTTTTCATTACTTCTAAATAATGACATTACGCCTGTTTGCTGTGCCATTTCCCATGATAAAAATGGTCAGTTATACAATACCAATGCAGACACAATTGCTTCAGAAATAGCTGTAGCCCTTACCAAACATTTTGAAGTAGAACTCTATTATTGCTTTGAGAAAAAAGGGGTGCTACGAAGTATTGAAGATGAAAATTCAGTAATAACAGACATTAATACTGAAATTTACCAAGCGCTTGTAAAGGAAAATATTATTGCAGACGGTATGTTGCCAAAACTGCACAATTGTTTTAATGCCCTAGAAAGAAAGGTTAGCAAAGTATATGTAGGAAGCGTTGACATGCTTGGAAATGATAACGAATTACGAACAACCATAACTTTGTAG
- a CDS encoding aldose 1-epimerase family protein, with the protein MKNSEKLSIKNHLLKIEITKVGAELCSIKNKDNQEFIWQADSAIWGSHAPVLFPIIGALKENHFRFEGKEYTVPKHGFIRNNDQLKIIHHVEETITFQYKYSEETLKNYPCKFEFNITFSLEGNILKVSHNIINHGDEFMYFSLGGHPAFKCPLKPNESYTDYQLEFEKKENSQRYLIDENGLQNGKSAPFLHQTDVLPLKHELFAEDALIFKDLQSKKISLTNKSLGKILTVSFADFDYVGIWAKPEGDFVCIEPWLGITDSAQTDGDFKNKEGIISLEAKQTYQATYSIEIHTT; encoded by the coding sequence ATGAAAAATTCGGAAAAACTGTCCATTAAAAATCATTTATTAAAAATAGAAATCACCAAAGTTGGCGCGGAGCTCTGCAGTATAAAAAATAAAGATAATCAGGAATTTATCTGGCAGGCAGATTCGGCTATCTGGGGAAGTCATGCACCAGTTTTATTTCCTATCATTGGTGCCTTAAAAGAAAATCATTTTAGATTTGAAGGAAAAGAGTATACGGTTCCCAAACATGGCTTTATACGGAATAATGATCAATTAAAGATAATTCATCACGTAGAAGAAACCATTACTTTTCAGTACAAATATTCCGAAGAAACCCTTAAAAATTATCCTTGTAAATTTGAATTCAATATCACTTTTTCTTTAGAGGGCAATATCTTAAAAGTTTCCCACAACATTATAAATCATGGAGATGAGTTTATGTATTTCTCTTTGGGCGGACATCCTGCATTTAAATGTCCGCTAAAGCCAAACGAAAGTTATACCGATTACCAACTAGAATTTGAGAAAAAAGAGAACAGCCAGCGTTATTTAATTGATGAAAACGGACTCCAAAATGGCAAAAGCGCACCATTTTTGCATCAAACCGATGTTTTACCGCTGAAACACGAACTTTTTGCAGAAGATGCACTTATCTTTAAAGATTTACAGTCCAAAAAAATAAGCCTAACCAATAAATCGCTCGGCAAAATTCTCACTGTCTCATTTGCTGATTTTGACTATGTGGGCATATGGGCAAAACCAGAAGGGGATTTTGTATGCATAGAACCTTGGCTGGGTATTACAGATAGCGCTCAAACGGATGGGGATTTTAAAAACAAGGAAGGGATTATTAGTTTGGAGGCCAAGCAAACTTACCAAGCCACCTATAGCATAGAAATTCATACTACGTAA
- a CDS encoding NADPH-dependent FMN reductase has translation MKKIIAFAGSNSSKSINYELVKYTVSLVDDFDIQLLNMANMPFPLFSEDDERKYGYKNSLVELKEDFDEADGVILSVNEHNGNPSAYFKNLIDWISRLERKFLEDKYVFLMGTSAGKRGALGAISVTENMLPRFGAKVENVFSLPEFNMNFSAKTNTITNSNMEKEHRKQLDDFLGKLIKK, from the coding sequence ATGAAAAAAATAATTGCGTTCGCAGGGAGTAACTCTTCAAAGTCCATAAATTATGAGTTGGTAAAATATACGGTTTCTTTGGTCGATGATTTTGATATACAATTACTGAATATGGCCAACATGCCATTCCCTTTGTTTAGCGAAGATGATGAACGAAAATACGGATACAAAAATTCCTTGGTAGAGCTAAAAGAAGATTTCGACGAAGCAGATGGCGTTATTTTAAGTGTGAATGAGCACAATGGCAATCCTTCGGCTTATTTTAAAAACTTAATTGATTGGATCTCTCGTTTGGAAAGAAAATTTTTGGAAGATAAATATGTTTTCTTAATGGGGACTTCCGCAGGGAAAAGAGGTGCCTTGGGCGCTATATCGGTTACAGAGAATATGTTGCCCCGTTTTGGAGCGAAAGTAGAGAATGTATTTTCCTTGCCAGAGTTCAATATGAATTTTTCAGCGAAAACGAATACAATTACCAATTCCAACATGGAAAAAGAGCATAGAAAACAGCTGGACGATTTTTTAGGGAAACTTATTAAAAAGTAG
- a CDS encoding Gfo/Idh/MocA family protein — translation MLKAGVLGAGHLGKIHLRLINQSDKYELIGFYDPDEKNAQKIVKEFGYRYFPTIEELIDAVDVVDIVTPTLSHYECGLKAIKKGKHVFLEKPITKTVEEAEELIALAKENNVKGQVGHVERFNPAFIAVKEKVENPMFIETHRLAEFNPRGTDVPVVLDLMIHDIDIILSVVKSPVKNINASGVSVISKSPDIANARIEFENGCVANLTASRISLKNMRKSRFFQRDAYISVDFLEKQVEVVKMKDAPKKPDEYALVLQNAEGDKKQIYFENPKVNQNNAILDELESFADAINNNTETAVSLEHGTAALKVAMEIVSLVEK, via the coding sequence ATGCTCAAAGCAGGTGTTCTAGGTGCCGGCCACCTTGGTAAAATTCATTTAAGACTTATCAATCAATCGGATAAATATGAACTTATTGGATTTTATGACCCAGACGAAAAAAATGCTCAGAAAATAGTTAAGGAATTTGGGTATAGATACTTTCCTACCATAGAAGAACTTATCGACGCCGTAGATGTGGTGGATATTGTAACCCCTACCCTTTCCCATTACGAATGTGGCCTAAAAGCCATTAAAAAAGGAAAGCATGTTTTTTTAGAAAAACCCATTACCAAAACGGTTGAAGAAGCCGAAGAGCTTATTGCCTTGGCCAAAGAAAACAACGTAAAAGGGCAAGTGGGGCATGTAGAGCGTTTTAACCCTGCATTTATTGCGGTAAAAGAAAAGGTAGAAAATCCCATGTTTATAGAAACCCACCGGTTGGCAGAATTCAACCCGCGGGGTACCGATGTTCCCGTGGTATTGGATTTAATGATACACGATATTGATATTATTTTAAGCGTTGTAAAGTCGCCCGTAAAAAACATAAATGCCAGTGGTGTTTCTGTTATCAGTAAATCACCGGATATCGCAAATGCACGAATTGAATTTGAAAATGGTTGTGTGGCAAATCTAACAGCCAGTAGGATTTCCCTTAAAAATATGCGTAAATCAAGATTTTTTCAACGCGACGCCTATATTTCAGTCGATTTCCTCGAAAAGCAGGTAGAAGTTGTAAAAATGAAAGACGCCCCTAAAAAGCCGGATGAATATGCCTTGGTTTTACAAAATGCCGAAGGGGATAAAAAACAAATCTATTTTGAAAATCCTAAGGTGAACCAAAACAACGCTATTTTAGATGAGTTGGAATCTTTCGCCGATGCCATAAATAATAATACCGAAACTGCGGTAAGCCTGGAGCATGGAACTGCCGCCTTAAAAGTTGCCATGGAAATTGTTTCCTTGGTGGAAAAATAA
- a CDS encoding 3-hydroxyacyl-CoA dehydrogenase family protein, whose protein sequence is MKNIAVIGAGTMGNGIAHTFAQNGYKVNLIDISEESLKKGLLTIEKNLDRMVAKEKISEADKNATLENITTHTVMQNGVKNVELVVEAATENEGLKLKIFKDLNSLCGSETILATNTSSISITKIATAVENPERVIGMHFMNPVPIMKLVEVIKGYNTSQQVLETIFSLSEAIGKVPVEVNDYPGFIANRILMPMINEAIESLYNGVAGVYEIDTVMKLGMAHPMGPLQLADFIGLDVCLSILNVMYDGFRNPKYAPCPLLVNMVTAGKLGVKSGEGFYDYSENRKAEVVAKQFKK, encoded by the coding sequence ATAAAAAATATAGCCGTAATTGGTGCAGGAACTATGGGAAATGGAATTGCGCATACTTTTGCGCAAAATGGTTATAAAGTAAACCTGATTGATATTTCTGAAGAATCTTTGAAAAAAGGATTGCTCACCATTGAAAAAAACTTGGATAGAATGGTAGCAAAGGAAAAAATTTCTGAAGCTGACAAAAATGCGACTTTGGAAAATATTACTACCCATACAGTCATGCAAAACGGCGTGAAGAATGTAGAATTGGTGGTAGAAGCAGCTACTGAAAACGAAGGTTTAAAGTTGAAAATTTTTAAGGATTTAAACTCACTTTGCGGCTCCGAAACTATTTTGGCCACCAATACCTCTTCTATTTCAATTACCAAAATAGCTACAGCTGTAGAAAATCCAGAACGGGTAATCGGGATGCATTTTATGAATCCCGTACCAATTATGAAACTGGTAGAGGTTATTAAAGGATACAACACCAGCCAGCAGGTCTTAGAAACCATATTTTCGCTGTCTGAGGCCATTGGTAAAGTTCCTGTGGAAGTTAACGATTATCCTGGCTTTATAGCAAACCGCATATTAATGCCCATGATTAACGAAGCCATTGAATCGCTTTACAATGGTGTTGCAGGGGTTTATGAAATAGATACCGTAATGAAATTAGGAATGGCACACCCTATGGGACCGCTGCAATTGGCAGATTTTATCGGACTTGATGTTTGTTTGTCGATTCTGAATGTTATGTACGACGGATTTAGAAATCCGAAATACGCTCCCTGTCCGCTATTGGTCAATATGGTAACCGCTGGCAAATTAGGGGTAAAATCTGGAGAAGGCTTTTACGATTATTCTGAAAATAGGAAAGCTGAGGTTGTAGCAAAACAATTTAAAAAATAA
- a CDS encoding N-acetylornithine carbamoyltransferase yields the protein MQQYIDLEDIDNVDALIEKAIKLKENPFQFKEVGKNKTIGLLFFNSSLRTRLSTQKAAQNLGMEVMTMNLNSDSWGLEFEDGSVMDAGTAEHIKEAAAVISQYVDIIALRAFPTLTDKTKDEEEQVIKSFQKYASVPILNMESATAHPLQALTDAITISENKQKERPKVVLTWAPHPKALPHAVPNSFAKMMQMIDVDFVITHPEGYELNPEITGNTPIIYDQNKALKDADFVYAKNWSSYKDYGQIKSTDKSWMVTLEKIQQAKFMHCLPVRRNMIVADEVLDSNQSLVIQQANNRTYAAQAILKEILENHL from the coding sequence ATGCAACAATATATCGATCTTGAAGACATCGACAATGTCGATGCTTTAATAGAAAAAGCCATTAAACTGAAAGAAAATCCGTTTCAATTTAAGGAAGTGGGCAAAAATAAAACCATAGGACTTCTTTTTTTTAATTCTAGTTTAAGGACCCGTTTAAGTACGCAGAAGGCAGCCCAAAACTTGGGAATGGAAGTAATGACGATGAATTTAAACAGCGATAGTTGGGGATTGGAATTTGAAGATGGTAGCGTTATGGATGCTGGTACGGCCGAACATATAAAAGAAGCTGCTGCGGTGATTTCCCAATATGTAGATATTATTGCGTTAAGGGCATTCCCTACCCTAACTGACAAAACCAAGGATGAGGAAGAGCAGGTTATAAAGAGCTTTCAAAAATATGCCTCTGTACCTATTCTCAATATGGAAAGTGCCACTGCACACCCCTTACAGGCCTTAACAGACGCTATTACCATTTCAGAAAACAAACAAAAAGAACGTCCAAAAGTAGTTCTAACGTGGGCGCCACATCCAAAGGCATTGCCGCATGCAGTTCCAAACTCTTTTGCGAAAATGATGCAAATGATTGATGTTGATTTTGTAATTACCCACCCCGAAGGCTACGAATTAAACCCAGAAATTACCGGTAATACTCCTATAATTTACGATCAGAATAAAGCACTTAAGGATGCCGATTTCGTATATGCCAAAAACTGGAGCAGTTATAAAGATTATGGACAAATTAAAAGTACTGACAAAAGCTGGATGGTAACCCTCGAGAAAATACAACAAGCAAAGTTTATGCATTGTCTTCCTGTAAGACGAAATATGATCGTTGCCGATGAAGTCCTAGATAGCAATCAGTCCTTGGTGATTCAACAAGCAAATAACCGTACCTATGCAGCACAAGCTATTTTAAAAGAGATATTGGAGAATCACTTATGA
- the argH gene encoding argininosuccinate lyase gives MKLWEKGFSTDKKIDIFTVGSDRELDLVIAKYDVLASIAHAKMLQKIELITEEEADNLVKELQNIGKSVENGTFTIDDEFEDAHSKIEYLLTKKLGDTGKRIHTARSRNDQVLVAVNLYLKEELSQIKNSTKELFDVLIKLADTHRKTLLPGYTHLQIAMPSSFGLWFSAYAESLIDDIYFIDAALKIVDQNPLGSAAGYGSSFPIDRDFTTKELAFQTLKYNVVAAQMSRGKSEKSTAFGLSSIASTLAKFSMDICLYMSQNFDFITFPDELTTGSSIMPHKKNPDVFELIRGKCNKIQAVPNQLAMLTTNLPSGYHRDLQLTKEIIVPAIQELKSCLEMMTFSIKNIIVKEEILEDKKYDYLFSVDTLNDLVLNGMPFRDAYKQMGEEIQRGEFTPKRNIHHTHKGSLGNLCLDEIKAKMEKLF, from the coding sequence ATGAAACTTTGGGAAAAGGGGTTTTCAACCGATAAGAAGATAGATATTTTTACTGTAGGTTCCGATAGGGAATTGGATTTAGTAATTGCAAAATACGATGTTTTAGCTTCTATTGCTCATGCCAAAATGTTGCAAAAAATTGAACTGATCACTGAAGAAGAAGCAGATAATCTTGTAAAAGAGCTTCAAAATATCGGTAAAAGTGTGGAGAATGGAACTTTTACCATTGATGATGAATTTGAAGATGCCCACTCGAAAATAGAATACCTTTTAACAAAAAAATTAGGAGATACCGGCAAACGTATCCATACGGCACGTTCCAGAAACGATCAGGTCTTGGTTGCCGTAAACTTATATCTTAAAGAAGAGCTTTCCCAAATTAAAAATAGCACCAAAGAACTGTTTGATGTATTGATTAAATTAGCCGATACACATAGAAAAACCTTACTCCCAGGCTATACACATTTACAAATTGCCATGCCTTCGTCGTTCGGACTGTGGTTTTCCGCTTATGCAGAAAGTTTAATAGACGATATTTATTTTATTGATGCAGCGCTTAAAATAGTCGATCAAAATCCGCTAGGGAGTGCAGCCGGTTATGGCAGCTCCTTCCCTATAGACCGGGATTTTACCACGAAAGAATTGGCATTTCAAACTTTAAAATACAATGTGGTTGCCGCACAAATGAGCCGGGGCAAATCTGAAAAAAGTACAGCTTTTGGATTAAGCAGTATCGCTTCCACTCTTGCCAAGTTTTCTATGGATATCTGTTTGTATATGAGTCAGAATTTCGATTTCATTACTTTCCCAGATGAATTAACCACCGGTTCCAGCATTATGCCGCACAAAAAAAATCCAGATGTTTTTGAACTCATCCGTGGAAAATGTAACAAAATTCAAGCAGTGCCCAATCAATTAGCAATGTTGACGACTAATTTACCAAGCGGTTACCACAGGGATCTTCAGTTGACCAAAGAAATAATAGTGCCAGCCATTCAAGAATTAAAATCTTGTTTGGAGATGATGACTTTTTCTATAAAAAACATCATAGTAAAAGAAGAAATTCTCGAGGACAAGAAATACGATTACCTGTTTAGCGTAGATACTTTAAACGATTTGGTATTAAACGGAATGCCCTTTAGGGATGCGTACAAACAAATGGGAGAAGAAATTCAACGTGGGGAATTCACCCCTAAAAGAAATATACACCATACCCATAAAGGCAGTCTAGGAAACCTTTGCTTGGATGAAATAAAAGCAAAAATGGAAAAGCTATTTTAG
- a CDS encoding DUF1015 domain-containing protein, producing the protein MIKIIPFAAVRPTKANVGLVVSRSYEDYPVDELNTTLSYNPFSFLHIVNPGYKFHHDISGERRFSLVRNRYLEFLEEGVFKKDDKASFYIYKIKTRKGSFCGIFAGASVADYRNNIIKKHEATIKSREKLFKDYLKTVGFNAEPVLLTYPDNQEIDTIVNAVTQQTPEYEFATTDKAIHYLWKVDDANLIEKIQGVFSQLDSVYIADGHHRSASSNLLAKELQKENPEHTGEETYNYFMSYLIPESNLKIYEFNRMVKDLNGLTKEEFLIQLDEYFRIENRGADLYKPSKIHHFGMYLDGEFYSLYLRKNYTFSDSLSELDTQILFVTILKPILGIKDLRNDTRIEYGSGKYNTIKMKDAIDNGKFKIGFSLFPVKVSQMKQIADDGLKMPPKTTYIEPKLKSGLTIYEF; encoded by the coding sequence ATGATAAAAATAATTCCGTTTGCAGCAGTGAGGCCCACCAAAGCCAATGTTGGTTTGGTAGTTTCTAGGTCTTATGAAGATTATCCTGTAGACGAATTAAATACAACCCTTTCTTACAATCCCTTTTCCTTTTTGCACATAGTAAACCCTGGTTATAAGTTTCATCACGATATTTCTGGGGAAAGACGTTTTTCTCTAGTGAGAAATCGGTATTTGGAATTTCTGGAAGAAGGTGTTTTTAAAAAAGATGATAAAGCCTCCTTTTATATTTATAAAATTAAAACCCGAAAAGGTAGTTTCTGTGGCATTTTTGCTGGTGCCAGTGTTGCCGATTATCGAAATAATATTATAAAAAAGCATGAAGCTACCATAAAATCCAGGGAAAAGCTTTTCAAGGATTATTTAAAAACTGTCGGCTTTAATGCAGAACCCGTACTACTCACCTATCCCGATAACCAAGAGATAGATACCATTGTGAATGCCGTTACACAGCAAACACCAGAATATGAATTCGCTACGACAGACAAAGCCATTCATTATCTATGGAAAGTTGACGATGCTAACCTCATTGAAAAAATACAAGGGGTTTTTAGCCAGTTAGACAGCGTTTATATTGCAGATGGACATCACCGCTCTGCATCATCCAATCTGTTGGCGAAAGAGCTTCAAAAGGAGAATCCAGAACATACAGGGGAAGAGACTTATAATTACTTTATGAGTTATTTAATTCCGGAGTCAAATTTAAAGATTTACGAGTTCAATAGAATGGTAAAAGACCTTAACGGACTCACCAAAGAGGAATTTTTAATTCAATTGGATGAATACTTCAGAATAGAAAATCGTGGAGCAGACCTTTACAAACCTTCTAAAATCCATCATTTTGGAATGTATCTCGATGGAGAATTTTACTCATTATACCTCAGGAAAAATTATACCTTCAGCGATTCTTTAAGCGAACTGGATACTCAAATTTTGTTTGTCACCATTTTAAAACCTATTTTAGGGATTAAAGATTTAAGGAACGATACCAGGATTGAGTATGGCTCCGGAAAGTACAATACCATAAAAATGAAAGATGCCATCGACAACGGGAAGTTTAAAATAGGTTTTAGCCTGTTTCCTGTAAAAGTTTCGCAAATGAAGCAAATTGCCGACGATGGTTTAAAAATGCCCCCAAAAACCACATATATAGAACCTAAACTAAAAAGTGGGCTTACCATATATGAGTTTTAA
- a CDS encoding M20 family metallo-hydrolase, with product MTIQQLTQEAIELLKSLISTQSFSSEEDKTAALIEAWFKRYNIPFKRENNNIWAFNEDFQKGKPLLLLNSHHDTVKPNTAYTKDPFLPHIEDGKLYGLGSNDAGGCLVSLIATFTYFYHKKNLHYNLVMVASAEEESSGPNGLNSVLKHLPEIEVAIVGEPTLMNLAIAEKGLVVFDGSVKGTPSHAAHPNNDNAIYKTIEVLQWFKDYKFEKVSEVLGPVKMTVTQIEAGNQHNVVPAEVKLVIDVRVNDKYSNQEVYETLKKLAPCEVTPRSLRLNSSAIPKDHALVKAGIKLGRETYGSPTLSDQATLSCASLKLGPGDSTRSHSANEFIFVEEIEEGIDLYIKLLEEVL from the coding sequence ATGACCATACAACAACTCACCCAAGAGGCGATAGAACTATTAAAATCATTAATTAGCACCCAGTCCTTTTCTTCGGAAGAGGATAAAACGGCTGCGTTGATTGAAGCCTGGTTTAAACGTTACAACATCCCTTTTAAAAGGGAAAATAATAACATCTGGGCTTTTAATGAAGATTTTCAAAAAGGGAAACCATTACTTCTATTGAATTCCCACCACGATACGGTAAAACCAAATACCGCTTATACAAAAGACCCATTCCTTCCGCATATTGAAGATGGAAAATTATACGGTCTGGGGAGCAACGATGCAGGGGGATGCTTGGTTTCACTCATTGCTACATTCACATATTTTTACCACAAAAAAAACCTTCATTACAATCTAGTAATGGTAGCTTCTGCCGAAGAAGAAAGCTCTGGCCCCAACGGTTTGAATTCAGTATTGAAACATTTACCAGAAATCGAGGTTGCCATTGTTGGCGAACCTACATTAATGAACTTGGCTATTGCCGAAAAAGGATTGGTGGTTTTCGATGGTTCGGTAAAAGGAACCCCTAGTCACGCCGCTCACCCCAATAACGACAATGCCATTTACAAAACCATTGAGGTATTGCAGTGGTTTAAAGATTATAAATTTGAAAAGGTTTCTGAAGTTTTAGGTCCTGTAAAGATGACCGTTACACAAATAGAAGCGGGGAACCAGCACAATGTTGTTCCTGCTGAAGTGAAACTGGTAATAGATGTGCGTGTAAATGATAAATACAGTAACCAAGAAGTTTACGAAACCCTAAAAAAATTAGCGCCTTGCGAGGTAACTCCACGTTCACTTCGCTTAAATTCTTCGGCCATTCCGAAAGACCATGCCCTCGTAAAAGCGGGAATTAAATTAGGCCGTGAAACGTATGGATCCCCTACCCTTTCAGATCAAGCTACTTTGAGCTGTGCTTCGTTAAAATTAGGCCCGGGAGACTCTACACGGTCGCATTCTGCCAACGAGTTTATTTTTGTTGAAGAAATAGAAGAAGGAATTGATTTGTATATAAAATTACTGGAGGAGGTTCTATAA